GACATGATGAAGACCGCCATCGGCCACGGCGGCTGAAGGAGCGCAAGATGGATTTCACCACCTCCCTCATCGTCGCCGCCTCGGGCATGCGGGCGCAGTCCGACCGCATGCGCGTCATCGCGGAGAACATCGCCAACGCCAATTCGACCTCGGCGACGCCCGGCGGCGATCCCTATCGCCGCAAGATCGCGACGGTGAAGAGCGAATTCGACCGCGAGCTGAACGCGACTCTCGTCACGCCGGGAAAGCCGGTGGCCGACATGTCCGACTTCACCACGCGCTACGATCCGGGCAACCCGAACGCCGACTCCAAGGGCTATGTCAAGCTGCCCAACGTCAACGCGCTGGTCGAAATCATGGACATGCGCGAGGCGCAGCGGTCCTACGAGGCCGACCTCACGGTGATGGACGCCTCCAAGTCGATGCTGTCGCGCACCGTCGATCTGCTGAGAAAGTAAGGAGCTAAACCATGGCCGTTCTTCCAGCCGCCGCGGCCGCCGCCTATCAGGCCATCGCCAATATCGGCGGCGCCGGTGCCGCGGGCGGCGCGACCACGTCGGGCGCGCTCGGCGCGGGCGCCGGCGATTTCACCAACTTCCTCCAGACCGCCCTCAAGGACGGGTTGGGCACGATGAAGCAGGGCGAGACCATGGCGGCGCGCCAGGTTTCGGGCCAGGCCAACATCGTCGACGTCGTGAACGCGGTGAACCAGGCGGAGATCACGCTCGATACCGTGGTGGCGGTGCGCGACAAGGTCGTCGCCGCCTATCAATCCATCATGAACATGCCGATCTGAAGACCGGACGTGGGGGCTAGACCAATGACAGCATCGGATTCCATCGACTTTGCGCGTTCTTCCATCCTGGTGCTGCTGGCGGTCATCACGCCGTCCATGCTGACCGCCCTGGTGGTCGGCCTGGGCATCGGCCTGCTCCAGGCGCTGACCCAGATCCAGGAGATGACGCTGGTCTTCGTGCCCAAGATCGTGGCGATCTTCGTGGTGCTCTTGATCACCCTGCCCTTCGCCGGCTCGGCGATGAACGGGCTGATGGTCGATATCGCGCAGCGCATCGCGGCGTACTAGCCGTGCACATCCACCTTCCCGCGCTTTCCGGAATGATCCTCACCTATCTGCTCGTCTTCGCGCGGACCGGCTCGCTCATGATGCTGCTGCCGGCGCTGGGCGAAGGCGGAATTCCCGCGAGCGTGCGCCTCGTTCTGGCGCTGGCGGTGACGGTGGCGCTGACGCCGATGGTGCAGAACCACTATCCGCCGACGGCGCCGTCCAGCGCGCTGCAACTGGGCCTTCTCATCGCGCAGGAGGCGACCGCCGGCATCCTGATCGGCGCCATGTCGCGCATCATCATGAGCGCGCTGCAGACCGCGGGCCTCCTGATCGCGACGCAGACCGGCCTCGCCTATGCCCAGACCGTCGATCCGACGCAGCACGACCAGGGCGCCGCCATCGGCAATTTCTTCTCGCTGCTGGGCGCGGTGCTGATCTTCTCCACCGATCTGCATCACGTCGCGATCGGCGCGATCGCCGGCAGCTACCGGATGATCCCGCCGGGCACCGCCCTTCCCACCGGCGACATGGCGGAGCTGACCGTGCGGCTGGTCAGCGCCTCCTTCGTGCTCGGCTTCCAGCTCGCGGCGCCGTTCCTGGTGTTCGGTTTCGCGCTCTATGCCGCGCTCGGCGTCCTGGCGCGGCTGATGCCGCAGCTTCAGGTGTTCTTCGTCGCCATGCCGATCAACATCATGTTCGGCTTCGTGCTGCTGGCGCTTCTGCTCGGCTCGATGATGACGCTGTTCCTGAATTTCTACGCGACGCAGATGGCGCAGTTCCTATGAGCGCTTGCAGGAAAAGTGTGCAGCGGTTTTCCGTCCGCAAGCGCGACCAAAAATAAGCCATGGCCGACGAGCGCGACGACTCGCAGCAGACCGAACAGCCGACACAGAAACGGCTCGACGAGGCGCGCGCCCAGGGCGACATCGTCAAGAGCCCGGAAGTCTCCGCCTTCGTGCTGCTGCTCGGCGGCACGGTGGCGATCATGATGTTCGGCGCCTCCACCGCCAAGTCGCTGGGCGGCGCGATGCGCATGTTCCTGGAGCAGCCCGACCGGATCGGCATCGCCGCTCCCGCCGACATCATGGCGCTGGCGCGGCAGGTGACGACCACGCTGGGCACGATCCTGGCGCCGGTCTTCGCGGTGATGATCGTCGCCGCGCTCGCCGGACACGTGTTGCAGGCGCGGCCGAGCATCACGCTGGAGAAGATCAAGCCCGACTTCTCCAAGCTCAACATCTTCGCCGGCCTCAAGCGCATGTTCGGCGTCGAGGGGCTGATGAACCTCGTCAAGGGCCTGCTCAAGATCGGCGTCGTCGGCTTCGCGGTGTGGACCCAGATCTGGCCCGAGCGGAACATGCTGCAATCGGTGCTCGACCAATCGCCCGTCGCGGTGGCGGGCGACATGAGCCATCTGCTCTACAAGGTGCTGTACGCCGCGCTGGGCGCGCTGGCCGCCATCGCCGTCGCCGATTATGTGCTGCAGAGCTACCGCTTCATGCAGCGCAACAAGATGTCGCGGCAGGAGATCAAGGAAGAATACCGCCAGAACGAGGGCGATCCCCAGATCAAGGCGAAGATCCGCCAGATCCGGATCGAGCGCGCCAAGAAACGCATGATCGCGGCGGTGCCGGAAGCGACCGTCATCATCACCAATCCGACGCATTACGCGGTCGCGCTGAAATACGAGCAGGGCAAGATGGCGGCGCCGATCTGCGTCGCCAAGGGCGTCGACGCGCTGGCGCTCAGGATCCGCGAAGTGGCGAAGGAGCACGACGTGCCGATCGTCGAGAACCCGCCGCTCGCCCGCGCCCTGCACGCCACCGTCGAGGTCGACGAGGTGGTGCCGGCCGAGCACTTCAAGGCCGTGGCGCAGGTGATCGGCTATGTCTATCGCCTCACCGGCAAGATCAAGGCGAAATAGAATCGATTCGCGCGGAGCCGTGGAGAAAGCATCACAGCAATCACACAAACAACTGTCATCCGCCGCGAATGCGGCGGACCCAGGTGAAGCAGCATAGCTTT
Above is a window of Rhizomicrobium sp. DNA encoding:
- a CDS encoding flagellar hook-basal body complex protein FliE, whose protein sequence is MAVLPAAAAAAYQAIANIGGAGAAGGATTSGALGAGAGDFTNFLQTALKDGLGTMKQGETMAARQVSGQANIVDVVNAVNQAEITLDTVVAVRDKVVAAYQSIMNMPI
- a CDS encoding flagellar biosynthetic protein FliQ, whose product is MTASDSIDFARSSILVLLAVITPSMLTALVVGLGIGLLQALTQIQEMTLVFVPKIVAIFVVLLITLPFAGSAMNGLMVDIAQRIAAY
- the fliR gene encoding flagellar biosynthetic protein FliR, with the protein product MHIHLPALSGMILTYLLVFARTGSLMMLLPALGEGGIPASVRLVLALAVTVALTPMVQNHYPPTAPSSALQLGLLIAQEATAGILIGAMSRIIMSALQTAGLLIATQTGLAYAQTVDPTQHDQGAAIGNFFSLLGAVLIFSTDLHHVAIGAIAGSYRMIPPGTALPTGDMAELTVRLVSASFVLGFQLAAPFLVFGFALYAALGVLARLMPQLQVFFVAMPINIMFGFVLLALLLGSMMTLFLNFYATQMAQFL
- the flhB gene encoding flagellar biosynthesis protein FlhB, yielding MADERDDSQQTEQPTQKRLDEARAQGDIVKSPEVSAFVLLLGGTVAIMMFGASTAKSLGGAMRMFLEQPDRIGIAAPADIMALARQVTTTLGTILAPVFAVMIVAALAGHVLQARPSITLEKIKPDFSKLNIFAGLKRMFGVEGLMNLVKGLLKIGVVGFAVWTQIWPERNMLQSVLDQSPVAVAGDMSHLLYKVLYAALGALAAIAVADYVLQSYRFMQRNKMSRQEIKEEYRQNEGDPQIKAKIRQIRIERAKKRMIAAVPEATVIITNPTHYAVALKYEQGKMAAPICVAKGVDALALRIREVAKEHDVPIVENPPLARALHATVEVDEVVPAEHFKAVAQVIGYVYRLTGKIKAK
- the flgC gene encoding flagellar basal body rod protein FlgC encodes the protein MDFTTSLIVAASGMRAQSDRMRVIAENIANANSTSATPGGDPYRRKIATVKSEFDRELNATLVTPGKPVADMSDFTTRYDPGNPNADSKGYVKLPNVNALVEIMDMREAQRSYEADLTVMDASKSMLSRTVDLLRK